The proteins below come from a single Eubacterium limosum genomic window:
- a CDS encoding TetR/AcrR family transcriptional regulator encodes MKGKKSKQKIYETAKRLFLEEGYLIGNRRIATEANVSLGLIAYHFSSKRNIAVAILKEDYTILSAHLKNYLTPDQDILLYVLCFTNMTLRIREHDYKMARFTTEIMKDDILEASIYDGNQKHEYAALMELMEEDIPYEKKLKLALGTIFGVQRALQWNINDGMNLSYQDYFEYMVKTYSFALDLNYGKPKIKEIVKKSNTIVDEVFKDYGHLLDTSRYLYGQVEIEQ; translated from the coding sequence ATGAAGGGGAAGAAAAGCAAGCAGAAAATATATGAAACAGCTAAGCGGCTGTTTCTGGAGGAAGGCTACCTCATTGGCAACCGCCGGATTGCCACAGAGGCTAACGTCAGCCTTGGGCTGATCGCCTATCATTTTAGCAGCAAGCGCAATATTGCTGTCGCAATTCTGAAAGAGGACTATACTATTTTATCAGCCCATCTCAAAAATTATTTGACACCGGACCAGGATATTTTGCTTTATGTCCTCTGTTTTACCAATATGACGCTGAGAATCCGTGAACATGACTATAAGATGGCGCGCTTTACAACTGAGATTATGAAGGATGATATTCTTGAGGCCTCTATTTATGACGGAAACCAGAAGCATGAATACGCAGCGCTGATGGAACTGATGGAAGAGGACATCCCCTATGAAAAGAAACTTAAGCTGGCTCTTGGAACAATTTTTGGCGTTCAGAGGGCCCTGCAGTGGAATATTAACGACGGAATGAACCTAAGCTATCAGGATTATTTTGAATATATGGTAAAAACCTACAGTTTTGCGCTGGATTTAAACTATGGAAAACCAAAAATCAAAGAGATTGTGAAAAAATCCAACACCATTGTCGATGAGGTGTTTAAGGATTACGGGCACCTGCTGGATACTTCGAGGTATCTGTACGGTCAGGTGGAAATTGAACAATAA